One Mycobacterium marseillense DNA window includes the following coding sequences:
- a CDS encoding NADP-dependent oxidoreductase, translating to MTALRANRRGGPEQLVIERAPVPVAATGEALVAVHAAAITFDELTWEETWTRDGVSRTPVIPSHEVSGVVSAVADGVTDFVPGDEVYGLVAFDRDGAAADFVAVPAADLAAKPSTVSHVVAAALPLAGLTALQALVDHAAVQPGETVLVHGGAGGVGLLTVQLAALLGAQVTATVRSDTANLLRGCGAQHVIDTRTEAFDEAGAAYDVVVDTVGGQVLERSYGVVRRGGRLVTLSAPPPDGKADEFGISATFFIVTPNRDQLAELAALVDSDKLHIAVAQTFPLDEGRAAFESREHGGRAGKTVLVVRD from the coding sequence ATGACCGCGCTACGGGCGAACCGTCGCGGCGGCCCGGAACAACTGGTGATCGAGCGGGCGCCCGTGCCGGTGGCGGCCACCGGCGAAGCCTTGGTGGCCGTGCACGCGGCCGCCATCACCTTCGACGAGCTGACGTGGGAGGAGACGTGGACCCGCGACGGCGTCAGCCGGACCCCCGTCATCCCGTCCCACGAGGTCTCCGGTGTGGTGTCCGCGGTGGCCGACGGCGTCACCGATTTCGTGCCCGGCGACGAGGTCTATGGGCTGGTCGCGTTCGACCGCGACGGCGCGGCCGCCGATTTCGTCGCCGTGCCCGCAGCCGATTTGGCCGCCAAGCCGTCGACGGTCTCCCACGTCGTCGCCGCCGCGCTGCCGTTGGCCGGCCTGACCGCGTTGCAGGCTCTGGTCGACCATGCCGCGGTGCAGCCGGGAGAGACCGTGCTGGTGCACGGCGGCGCCGGGGGAGTCGGCCTGCTGACCGTTCAGCTGGCCGCCCTGTTGGGCGCGCAGGTGACCGCGACCGTGCGCAGCGACACCGCGAATCTCCTGCGCGGCTGCGGCGCGCAGCACGTGATCGACACGCGCACCGAGGCATTCGACGAAGCCGGCGCCGCCTACGACGTCGTCGTCGACACCGTCGGCGGCCAGGTGCTGGAAAGGTCCTACGGCGTGGTGCGCCGCGGCGGCCGGCTGGTGACCTTGTCGGCACCGCCGCCCGACGGCAAGGCCGACGAATTCGGCATCAGCGCAACCTTCTTCATCGTCACGCCCAATCGGGACCAGCTTGCCGAGCTCGCCGCGCTCGTCGACAGCGACAAGTTGCACATCGCGGTCGCCCAGACGTTCCCGCTCGACGAGGGCCGGGCGGCATTCGAAAGCCGCGAGCACGGCGGCCGCGCCGGCAAGACGGTCCTCGTCGTGCGCGATTGA
- a CDS encoding oxidoreductase, translating into MARWLITGCSTGFGREIARAALEAGHSVVVTARRAEAVRDFADEFGDRALAVALDVTDTRQVAAAVAAADEAFGGIDVLVNNAGHGYLSAVEEGEDAEVRKLFDVNYFGAVDMIKAVLPAMRARGSGHIINISSMTGLVANPPNAYYSSTKFALEAVTEALAAEVRPLGIKVTAVEPGAFRTDWATRSMKESEAPITDYADVAARKDLIKQFADHLPGDPRKVAEAVLMVAKLDDPPLRLLLGRDVLKAMRDKIATLSASIDEWEAVTKDVNFAGS; encoded by the coding sequence ATGGCTCGCTGGCTGATCACGGGATGCTCCACCGGCTTCGGACGCGAAATCGCCCGCGCCGCACTGGAAGCCGGTCACAGCGTGGTGGTGACCGCGCGGCGGGCCGAGGCCGTGCGGGACTTCGCCGACGAGTTCGGCGATCGGGCGCTGGCCGTCGCCCTCGACGTGACCGACACCCGCCAGGTCGCGGCCGCCGTGGCGGCGGCCGACGAGGCCTTCGGCGGAATCGATGTGCTGGTCAACAACGCCGGGCACGGCTACCTGTCCGCGGTGGAAGAGGGCGAGGACGCCGAGGTCCGAAAGCTGTTCGACGTGAACTACTTCGGCGCCGTCGACATGATCAAGGCGGTGCTGCCGGCCATGCGGGCCCGCGGGTCGGGCCACATCATCAACATCTCCTCGATGACCGGCCTGGTGGCCAACCCGCCCAACGCCTACTATTCGTCGACCAAGTTCGCGCTGGAGGCGGTCACCGAGGCGCTCGCCGCCGAGGTCCGTCCCCTGGGCATCAAGGTGACCGCCGTCGAACCGGGCGCGTTCCGTACCGATTGGGCCACGAGGTCGATGAAGGAATCCGAGGCTCCGATCACCGATTACGCCGATGTGGCGGCCCGCAAGGACCTGATCAAGCAATTCGCCGACCACCTGCCCGGCGACCCGCGCAAGGTGGCCGAGGCGGTGCTGATGGTGGCCAAGCTCGACGACCCGCCGCTGCGGTTGCTGCTGGGCCGCGACGTGCTCAAGGCCATGCGCGACAAGATCGCCACGTTGTCGGCATCCATCGACGAATGGGAAGCCGTCACCAAGGACGTCAATTTCGCGGGCTCGTGA